TTGGAGGCGAGCGCCGACGAGCGCGATACCCGCGGGTTCATCTCGATGACGAGCTGCTCCCCGGTGGTCGGGTTCACCGCGAACTGGATGTTGCACCCGCCGGCCGCGACGCCGACCTCGCGGATCACCGCGATCGCTGCATCCCGCATCCGCTGGTACTCGCGGTCGGTGAGCGTCATGATAGGCGCCACCGTGATCGAATCGCCGGTGTGCACCCCCATCGCGTCGAGGTTTTCGATCGAGCAGACGATCACGACGTTGTCGGCGCCGTCGCGCATCACCTCCAGCTCGAACTCCTTCCAGCCGATGATGCTCCGCTCCACCAGCACCGAGCCCACCGGCGACAGCTCGAGCCCGCGCCGGATCAACTCCTCGAACTCCTCGCGATTGTACGCGATCCCGCCGCCGGTCCCGCCCAGCGTGAACGAGGGGCGGCAGATGGCCGGGTAGCCGGTGTCGGCCACCGCCTCACGCGCCTCCTCCACGCTCCGCACCACGCGCCCCTCCGGCGTGGCCAGGCCGATCCGCCGCATCGCCGTGGCGAACTCCTGCCGGTCCTCCGCGATCCGGATGGCGCGCTCGTTCGCGCCGATCAGCTCGACGCCGTGGCGCGCGAGCGTGCCGTCTCGGCAGAGCGCCATGGCGACGTTGAGCGCGGTCTGGCCGCCCATGGTCGGCAGCAATGCGTCGGGCTCCTCCCGCTCGATCACTTTGGCCACCCACTCCGGCGTCACCGGCTCGATGTAGGTCCGGTCGGCGAGCTCGGGATCGGTCATGATCGTCGCTGGATTCGAGTTCACCAGGACGACGCGGTAACCCTCTTCCTTGAGCGCGCGCACCGCCTGGGTGCCCGAATAGTCGAATTCGGCGCCCTGCCCGATGATGATGGGGCCGGAGCCGATGAGGAGAATCGTCTGGAGGTCAGTCCGCTTGGGCATCCACCACTCCGCGGAGCGTCTGGTCGAGCGTGAAGCGAGGCATCCAGCCGGTGGCCGCCCGGAGCCGCGCGGGGTCGCCGACGAGATGTTGGATGTCGCCGGCGCGCACAAGCGCCGGGTCGGGCTCGGGTACCACGCTCGCGCCGACGAGCTCGGCGAGCCGTGCGAACACGTCGCCGAGGCGCACGCCGATACCGCTCGCGACGTTGTACGCGGCGCCCGGCTCGCCGCGCGCGAGTAGCGCGACGTACGCCGAGACCACGTCGCGCACGTCGAGCAGATCGCGCACCGGCTCGAGATTCCCGGTGCGGACCGTGCGCGCGCCGCTCGTCCGCGCCGCCTTGAGCCGCGTGACGAAGGCCGGCACCACGAACTGCGCCGATTGCCCGGGTCCGGTGTGCTGGAAGGCGCGGGCGATTACCACCCGGAGCGCGCCGGCGCGCCACGACTCCAGCGCGGCCAGCTCGGCGGCCGCCTTGCTCGCCGCATAGTCCGACACGGGAGCCACCGGATCGCTCTCGCGGCGAGGCTGGGGGTCGCCTGCACCCGTACCGTACACCTCACCGGTGGACACGATGAGCACCAGCGGATCGGATCCCGCGCGTCCCGGCGCATCGCGTCCCGCGCTCACCGCGCGCAGCACACGAACGGTGCCGACCGCGTTGACGATCCAGGCACACGCCGGATTGCGCCGGGCATCGGCCCCCGAACTGACCGCCGCGAGGTGCACCACCGCGTCGAGCGGCCGCGCGACCGCCGCCCGCACCGACGCATCATCGCCCAACTCGAGCGGGATGCCGGTGGCGCGGATTGCCGTCCACTCTTCAGGCGCCCGGCCGTCGGCCCGGTGACACGCGGTGACCTCGTTCCCCTCGCCGGCCAGGTGCCGCACGAGGTGGCGCCCCACGAACCCGTCGGCGCCGGTCACGAGCACCCTCACGCGTGCCTCGCGAGCGGTGCGAGCCGCGCAAGATCGGCGTCCACCATCATCCTGACCAGCGCCTCGAACGACACCGACGGCCGCCAGCCGAGCCGCGCGCAGGCCTTGGTCGGGTCAGCCACGAGGAGATCGACCTCCGCGGGTCGAATGAACCGCTGATCCATGACCACGTGGTCCCGCCAGTCGAGTCCCACGTGACCGAACGCAACCTCGACCAGCTCCCGCACGCTGTGCGCGATGCCCGTGCCCACCACATAGTCCTCGGCCGTGGGCTGCTGCAGCATCCGCCACATGGCCTCGACGTAGTCCCCCGCGAATCCCCAGTCGCGGTACGCATCGAGGTTGCCGAGCCGGAGCTCGCGCGCGAGCCCGAGCTTGATCCGCGCGGCACCGTCGGACACTTTGCGGGTGACGAACTCCATGCCACGCCGCGGCGACTCGTGATTGAAGAGAATGCCGCTCACCGCATAGAGGCCGTACGACTCGCGGTAGTTGACCGTGATCCAGTGCCCGTACACCTTGGCCACGCCATAGGGCGAGCGCGGATGAAACCGCGTCGTCTCCCGCTGCGGCGTCTCGACCGCTTTGCCGAACATCTCTGACGAGCTGGCCTGGTAGAACCGGGCCGCGGGGTGCGCCAGGCGAATCGCCTCGAGGATGCGGGTGACGCCGAGGGCCGTAAACTCGCCGGTGAGGACGGGCTGGGTCCAGGAGGTCGGGACGTATGATTGGGCCGCCAGGTTGTAGACCTCGTCCGGGCGCGTCTCCTGCAGCACAATCGTGAGCGAGTGCTGGTCGAGCAGGTCGGCCGCGACGATTTCCAGCCGGTTGAGCAGATGATCGATGCGCTCATGGCTATGATGGCTCGTCCGGCGCACCACGCCGATGACCCCGTAGCCGCGCGCCAGCAGGAACTCCGCGAGATAGGAGCCGTCCTGACCGGTGATGCCGGTGATCAGCGCGCGCGGCACGGGATTCCGGGCGCGCGGAGTTGTGCGGCGTGTACGGGCGGCGTATACTTCACGGCTTCGTGATTTCCTCGTTCAGCACGATCGTAACGGCTGCATCAGTAAAGGGTTGTCCATGGCTCGAGTCTGTTCCATCTGCGCCAAGCGGCCGGTCACCGGTCACAACGTGAGCCACGCGAAGAATCGGACCACCCGCCGGTGGTACCCGAACTTGCAGACGGTCCGGGTGCTCGTGAACGGCGCGCCGCGCCGGATCCGGGTGTGCACGCAGTGCATCAAGAGTAACCGGATCACCAAGGCTAGCTGACTCGTCGTCGATTCGCCGCTCGTGCGCAGAAAAAAAGGGGACCCGAAGGTCCCCTTCTTCACGTGCGGGACAGCCGCCGTCACTCGCCGACCAGCTCGATCCGGGCGACGTCGGCGCCGTCCCCCGGCCGGTGCCCGAGCTTGAGAATGCGGGTGTAGCCGCCCGGCCGTGCGGCGAACCGCGGCCCGATCTCGGCGAACAGCTTGGCCAGCGTCTCGCGGTCCTTGATGCGCCGCTGCACCAGACGTCGCGCGTGGAGGTCGCCGCGGCGCGCAAGCGTGATGAGTCGCTCGGCGAACGGTCTGAGCTCCTTGGCCTTGGCCTCGGTGGTGACCACCCGGCCGTGCTCGAAGAGGCTCGTCGCCATGTTGTTGAGCATGGCGCGCCGGTGCGTGGCCGTGCGGGAGAGCTGGCGCCCCTTGGCCCGATGCCGCACCTACTCCTCCTCGGCGGCCGGAGCCGGTTGCGGTGTGGGCGGGGTGCCGGGGTCGATCACCCGGAGGTCGCCGTCCGCCTCCTCGAACTTCATGCCGAAGTTCAGGTTTTCCTGCTGCAGGAGATCCGAGATTTCCTGAACCGCCTTCTCGCCCACGTTCTTCACCTTGAGCAGATCATCCTCGGACATCTCGACCAGGTCCTTCAGGGTGCGGATGTTCGAGTTCTTGAGCGAATTGAGCGAGCGCACCGTGAGGCCGAATGCCTCGATAGGGCGGCCGAGCCGCTCACGCAATGTTCCGCCCGTTCCGTCGGCCGATCCGGCGTCCCGCTGCATCGGCACCCGTCCGAATTCGACGAAGTAGCGGAAGTGTTCCTGCGCGAGCGCCGCCGCGTAGGCGATGGCGTCTTCGGGCGAAATCGTGCCGTTGGTCTCGAGGGTGACTGAAAGCCGGTCGTAGTCGGTGCGCTGGCCGACGCGG
This genomic interval from Gemmatimonadales bacterium contains the following:
- the rpmB gene encoding 50S ribosomal protein L28, which encodes MARVCSICAKRPVTGHNVSHAKNRTTRRWYPNLQTVRVLVNGAPRRIRVCTQCIKSNRITKAS
- a CDS encoding NAD-dependent epimerase/dehydratase family protein, whose protein sequence is MRVLVTGADGFVGRHLVRHLAGEGNEVTACHRADGRAPEEWTAIRATGIPLELGDDASVRAAVARPLDAVVHLAAVSSGADARRNPACAWIVNAVGTVRVLRAVSAGRDAPGRAGSDPLVLIVSTGEVYGTGAGDPQPRRESDPVAPVSDYAASKAAAELAALESWRAGALRVVIARAFQHTGPGQSAQFVVPAFVTRLKAARTSGARTVRTGNLEPVRDLLDVRDVVSAYVALLARGEPGAAYNVASGIGVRLGDVFARLAELVGASVVPEPDPALVRAGDIQHLVGDPARLRAATGWMPRFTLDQTLRGVVDAQAD
- the gmd gene encoding GDP-mannose 4,6-dehydratase, with product MPRALITGITGQDGSYLAEFLLARGYGVIGVVRRTSHHSHERIDHLLNRLEIVAADLLDQHSLTIVLQETRPDEVYNLAAQSYVPTSWTQPVLTGEFTALGVTRILEAIRLAHPAARFYQASSSEMFGKAVETPQRETTRFHPRSPYGVAKVYGHWITVNYRESYGLYAVSGILFNHESPRRGMEFVTRKVSDGAARIKLGLARELRLGNLDAYRDWGFAGDYVEAMWRMLQQPTAEDYVVGTGIAHSVRELVEVAFGHVGLDWRDHVVMDQRFIRPAEVDLLVADPTKACARLGWRPSVSFEALVRMMVDADLARLAPLARHA
- the rplQ gene encoding 50S ribosomal protein L17, producing MRHRAKGRQLSRTATHRRAMLNNMATSLFEHGRVVTTEAKAKELRPFAERLITLARRGDLHARRLVQRRIKDRETLAKLFAEIGPRFAARPGGYTRILKLGHRPGDGADVARIELVGE